CCCAGAAAAGCACCTAGGCCTTTCTGCTTTTGTAAGCTGACCGCGGCGGAATGCTGGTCGCCGCGAAAGGTGCCGCCGCGTGCTTGGCCCCGCTCTACCTGCACCACAAAGTAGCCGCTGAACCCGGCTGGCTCGCCCCACCCCTGATAGATGCGGTGCACAGGGTTGTAGCCCTGCACCTCCCCGCGTTGGGCATCTACCTGCACGAAACCCTGGCCCTGGTCGCTATTGGGCACAACGAGCAGGTAGAGGCTATCGGCTTTAGCGGCAGTTATTTGCAACATACCACAACGCGCCGACGCAGTGAGCTCCGTGGTGAGTTGGTACCTAGGTAGCGTGACTTTATAATATGCCGGTGAGGTCGTTTCGGCGTGGTGCGTGTAGGGCGCGGCGTAGCGCGTAGCCTGGATAGTGAGCTTGCCCGTGATGGGCATGAGCGTGACGCTGCCGTAGTCTTGGGTGCAGGAGCCGCTGAGCCAGTGGCTTGCCCGAAAGCCGGTGAGCAGCGAATCGCGAAAGTAGTAGGGCGCCTGGCACTTGGTTTCCGACTGGCGGGTTTGGGGCGTCCACTGGGTCATGCCGAAGGGCGTGCCGACGGCCGGGATAGTATTAGCTAGGTGCTCGGTGCCACTGCCATGCTTGAGCGCCGCGGCGGTGGTGCTGGCCGCCGTGCCCGCCAGCGGCTGCACATACTGCACAAGGTCTTGGCCCCATGCTAACGCCGGCAACAGACTGATAATGACCAAGCTTATACGGCGCTGCGTGTTTCTTCGGAACGAACTAGTCAACGGGTAGTTTGGGATTGAAAGTAGATAAAAAAACTAGGTAGCTAGCTCCCTGTGGCGGGCTATTCGCCTAGTCTTATACCGGCAGGCGCTCAGCCGGCACCCCAACCGTAGAAGCCCGGATATTCAACAAGGAAGGCAGTACCACTTGACCGGCAACCAGAGCTTTGTTATTGTTTTTCAAGCCTTTCAGCAGCAGCGTTGCGGCGGTTTTGCCCGTTTCGAAGGCCGGTTGGCTAATGGTGGTTAGGGCCGGGTTGAGGATGGTAGCGGAGCGGGAGTTGGAGAAGCTAACTACTTTCACCTCCGCCGGAATACCTAGGTGCAAATCGTAGCACGCCTGGTAAGCACTCACCGTGAGCAACTCCACCGTCACCAGCAGGCCATCGGGTCGGGGCCGCGCTTCCAAAGCTTTTCGGATGATCCTATAATTCTCTTCCGGATCGTTTGTGCAATCGATGATAGCACTTTCCTCGAACGCCACGCCGTGTTCGGCAAGCGCTTTCTGAAAGCCCGCAATGCGCTGCCGCCCAATGGACAGCTGGCGCGAAATAGACAGCAGCGCGAGGTTGGTACAGCCACAGTCGAGCAGGTGACGGGTAGCTAGGTAACTGCTTTCCAAATCATTGGTGGTCACACAAGCCGTTTCGATACCATCAGCGGCGCGGTCGAAAAAGGCCACGGGCACACCCTGCGCCTGCAACGCCTCAATGTGCTCGGTAGAGGAGGTTTCGGCCGACACCGACATGAGCACACCATCGACCCGCCCACCCTGGAAAGCGTGCAGAATGGCTTGCTCCTGCTGGGCACTTTCGTGCGTGAGATAAATCAGGACGTGGTAGCCGTGGGCCTGCGCCACCGTTTCGATGCCGTTGATAGCCTGGGCGAAATAACTGTCGAACACCTCCGGAATGACGACGGCAATGGTCTTGCTCTTGCGGCTGCCGAGGCTGCTGGCGTGCGGGTTGGGCACGTAGTCGAGCTTGTGGGCTAGCTCCATCACGCGCCGTTTCGTCTCCGTACTAATCTGATGGCTGTCTTGCAGCGCCCTGGATACGGTTGAGGTGGAGAGGTGCAGTTCGTCGGCGAGGTGCTTGAGATTGATCTTCTCCATCGAGAGTCAGCGGGCGCGGTGGTGGGTGGGAACGGGCGGCAGATTACGCAACCGCTTGCGTAAAGAAAGTTGGGCAGCTAGCAGTAAACGCCTCTAAGAAAGCGCATTTTTGGTAAGTAACGTCATCCACCCTAACCCCCTGAGGCTCTATGAAGAATACTGCCAGTGCCGCCGAAAAGCACCCGCTCGAAAACATCGAACAATGGGAGGAAAATCTGCTGGAGCGTTACCCCGATCCGGAGAGCATTGCCCAGGGCCGCGACACCGAAGCGTACCGCAACTACGAGGCGCCCGCCCGCAACTCGGTGCGCGAGTTTTACCGCCTCAACCATCAGTACCAGACCTACGATTTTGTGCTCAGCAAGAAGCGGGAGTTCCTCTCCTTCAACAAGCGCGAAATGCCCGTCTGGGATGCCTTCGTGTTTCTGAACCAGCTCGTCGACGACTCCGACCCCGACACGGACCTCGACCAGCTCCAACACTTGCTGCAAACGGCGGAAGCCATTCGGCAGGACGGCCACCCCGATTGGTTTGTACTGGTGGGCCTACTGCACGACATGGGCAAGGTGCTGTGCTTGTTTGGCGAGGCGCAGTGGGCTGTGGTAGGCGACACGTTCCCAGTGGGTTGCGCCTTCTCCGATAAGATAATCTACCCGGAGTTTTTCGAGCACAACCCCGACACTTACGACCCGCGCTACAACACCAAGTACGGCGTGTACGAGCCCAACTGCGGCCTGCGCAACGTGCACTTGTCGTGGGGCCATGATGAGTACGTGTACCACATGGTGAAGGACCACTTGCCCGAGCCGGCCTTGTACATGCTGCGCTACCACTCCTTCTACCCCCAGCACCGCGAAAACGCCTACGACCACCTGATGGACGCCCACGACCACGAGATGTTCAAATGGGTGCAGCTTTTCAACCCCTACGACCTCTACTCGAAAGCCCCCACCCCACCCGACTGGAATGAGCTTCGGCCGTACTATGAGAACTTGGTTGCCAAGTACTTACCCAACACGCTGAAGTTTTAGGCGACCTGCACGCTGTAGAGACGCATACTTGCGTCTCGTCGTCCACGCCACAACAACGATTTCGTTCAACGACGAGACGCAAGTATGCGTCTCTACAGCGTTCTGAAAATCAACGCAAACAGCTTCTCACCGGACACATTCTGAAAAGCTAGGTACCGGCTACTATGAGCCGCATCAGGCGCTTTGGATAGTTTTCTGCTCGACTATCAGAGGTTCTTGGTGCTGCCCAAAGTGATGGTAGCTAGCTTTTCAGACTACACCGGAATAAACAAACGCCAGGGCCTGCTTCCATCCGCGCTAATGCGGCGGGGAAGCAGGCCCTGGCGTTTGAGGAAAGAGGCTACGCTATTTGCCTGGGTTCGTTAGGCGAGCTAGCTCTTTTTTGGTGATGCGCAGCACCGTGCCGTGGCGGGTGCCTTTGGGAAACTGTACTTTGTCAGACACGTCGGTCCAGTGCTCTAAGTCGGGGGAGGTTACGGCGCCATACTTGTGCTCGGTGTACTTATCGAAGTATACCAGCCACTGATTGCCGAGCTGAATAGCGGTCGGACCTTCGGCCCAATACTTTCCCGTGATGGGTTCGCAGGGCTTGCTGTAGGGGCCGGTGGCTTGGTCGGCGAAGGCCACGCGTAGGTTCTTCTGTACTGGCTCGCGGGTTTCGTCTTTCAGAAACATCACGTAGCGCTTGCCGGCCGGCTGAATGGTGGCGTCGATGACGTTAAAACCCTGATCATACAGCACCTGCGCCGGCGAGTAGGTTTTGAAATCCTTCGTGGTGGTGTAGTAGATGCGGTGGTTGTTGCCACCCTCCAGGGCGGTTTCGCCTTGCGGGAAGCGGCCCGGAATGGTAGTGGCCCAGTAGATTAGGTACTGGTCCTTCTGCGCGTCGTAGGTGATTTCCGGGGCCCACACGTTCTTGGCGGTCGGCTCGTGCATCATCACGGGCACGTCTTGCTGCTCGGTCCAGTGCACGAGGTCGGTGGAGCTGGCGTGACCTAGGCCGCGGTCCTTCCAGCTCGTCGTCCAGACCATGTGAAAGCGCCCATCCTTGCCCCGAATGATGCAGGGGTCGCGCATGAGTTTGTCCTTCGACACGGTGGGCGTCAGGTACGACTTGTCGTTGTTGAGCGACGTCCAGGTATAGCCGTCGGCGCTGGAAGCTAGGTGCAGGCCGTCTTCGCCGTTGCCTTTGAAGTAAGCAAACAGCAGTACTTCGTTTTTCTTGAGCGGGGTTTGGGCGAAGCTAGGAAGCGCCGTAAGCAGGAAGAGCGCCGCGGCGCCAAGTTGTTTCTTAGTGAACATAAGGGCGGTTGGAAAGATGGCGCCTAGTTACAACGCGTGGTCGGTTTTTACGTCCTGCCCCGACCAGATCTTCTTGGCCGTCCAGTCTTGCGCCGGGCTGGCCCAGAAGGCGTCGGAAGCGGGCAGGCCTAGGGGCAAAAACGCCGACGTGCACAAGTACAAGCTGCCCGTCGAAATGTAGCTTTCGCCGATGCCCGGCTGGTGCCCGCACAAGCCGATTTGCAGCCAGCCCTTGGCATCAAAGGTACCCTTGGGCTCCATCGTGCGGCGGATAACGGCGTTGAGGGCACTGCGCACTTGCCCGGCCGGCAGCTCCGGCGGAAGTTGCTGCTGCAAAGCCACTTGGGCGAGGTGCTGAAACGCCCCGCACCGGTACGCCAACGACCGACCGAAGGCAGCAAACGACCCGTCAGGCCCCACCAGCCGCTCTTGCACAGTAGCGTAGCGGCGGGCGCGGGCGCGCAACCGTTCCAGCAGTTCCTTGCTTTCCTTGTTGGCCGCTACCAGCGTGCCCACCACGTCGAGCAGCATGGGCTGAATCACGTAGCTGTTGTAGTAGTCCCAGTGGAAGTCGGGGCCATCGCCGTAGGTGCCGTCGCCCTTGTACCAGGTCAGGTGCTCCTTAATGGCGTAGTCCATGCGCATGAGGTCGCCGCTGCCAGTGAACTTGAGCAACGCTGCCTCGATTATCCCACTGAACAACAGCCAGTTGCTGTACACCGGCTTAATCACGCGGCTGCTTTGCAGAGCTTGCACCAACTGCTTTTGCGTGGCTTCTGGCAACTTGCTCCACAGCTGGGTAGGCGCGCGTAACAGCGCATGCGCCAGAAAAGCCGCATCGACCACCGGCTGCCCGCCCTGGGTGAAGTTCATGAAGTCCGGCGACTGTGGGTCGACGGCGTGTGCAATGGCTTGGCGGGCTAGCTCGGCGTAACGCTGCTGCTTAGCGCGCTCAGCTTCAGGCACATCGGCTAGTTCGAGCCAGGGAGCTAGTCCAGTCAGGGTACGGCCGAGGGCTTCGAGGTAAGTCACGTTGCGGCGTCCCTGCTCCTGCCCTTCCGCGGCTTCCACGGGCATAGTGGCTTTCAGCTTGCCTTGCGCAGCAGCCGTTAATACCGGGTCCACCACCTTCAGCAGCGTCGTCAGCCAATAGTCGCGGTCGGTGGGTTTGGCGGCAAAAGCTAGGTTCTCCGTTGAGTTGGCCAGCACCGCGCCGGGCAGCGCTAATGCCGACAAGCCGGCCCCAACTCCCGTGACAAAAGAGCGTCGTTTCATGCGCACAGACAGCCAGAACAGCTGTTTAACTTGGTATATAAAGTTGCCAAAACGGCGTAGAGACGCATCCTTGCGTCTTGTCGTTGAATTGAAAAGCAGCGGAACTAACGATTGTCGTTGTTATGGCGCGACCGACGAGACGCAAATATGCGTCTCTACAGCGTGCAGATGCTATTTTAGCTTGATAACTTCCGAGCCCGCCAGCAGATACGCGCCGGTGCCGTACACCTCCCAGC
This Hymenobacter sp. GOD-10R DNA region includes the following protein-coding sequences:
- a CDS encoding LacI family DNA-binding transcriptional regulator encodes the protein MEKINLKHLADELHLSTSTVSRALQDSHQISTETKRRVMELAHKLDYVPNPHASSLGSRKSKTIAVVIPEVFDSYFAQAINGIETVAQAHGYHVLIYLTHESAQQEQAILHAFQGGRVDGVLMSVSAETSSTEHIEALQAQGVPVAFFDRAADGIETACVTTNDLESSYLATRHLLDCGCTNLALLSISRQLSIGRQRIAGFQKALAEHGVAFEESAIIDCTNDPEENYRIIRKALEARPRPDGLLVTVELLTVSAYQACYDLHLGIPAEVKVVSFSNSRSATILNPALTTISQPAFETGKTAATLLLKGLKNNNKALVAGQVVLPSLLNIRASTVGVPAERLPV
- a CDS encoding inositol oxygenase family protein; protein product: MKNTASAAEKHPLENIEQWEENLLERYPDPESIAQGRDTEAYRNYEAPARNSVREFYRLNHQYQTYDFVLSKKREFLSFNKREMPVWDAFVFLNQLVDDSDPDTDLDQLQHLLQTAEAIRQDGHPDWFVLVGLLHDMGKVLCLFGEAQWAVVGDTFPVGCAFSDKIIYPEFFEHNPDTYDPRYNTKYGVYEPNCGLRNVHLSWGHDEYVYHMVKDHLPEPALYMLRYHSFYPQHRENAYDHLMDAHDHEMFKWVQLFNPYDLYSKAPTPPDWNELRPYYENLVAKYLPNTLKF
- a CDS encoding glycoside hydrolase family 43 protein, translated to MFTKKQLGAAALFLLTALPSFAQTPLKKNEVLLFAYFKGNGEDGLHLASSADGYTWTSLNNDKSYLTPTVSKDKLMRDPCIIRGKDGRFHMVWTTSWKDRGLGHASSTDLVHWTEQQDVPVMMHEPTAKNVWAPEITYDAQKDQYLIYWATTIPGRFPQGETALEGGNNHRIYYTTTKDFKTYSPAQVLYDQGFNVIDATIQPAGKRYVMFLKDETREPVQKNLRVAFADQATGPYSKPCEPITGKYWAEGPTAIQLGNQWLVYFDKYTEHKYGAVTSPDLEHWTDVSDKVQFPKGTRHGTVLRITKKELARLTNPGK
- a CDS encoding DUF2264 domain-containing protein encodes the protein MKRRSFVTGVGAGLSALALPGAVLANSTENLAFAAKPTDRDYWLTTLLKVVDPVLTAAAQGKLKATMPVEAAEGQEQGRRNVTYLEALGRTLTGLAPWLELADVPEAERAKQQRYAELARQAIAHAVDPQSPDFMNFTQGGQPVVDAAFLAHALLRAPTQLWSKLPEATQKQLVQALQSSRVIKPVYSNWLLFSGIIEAALLKFTGSGDLMRMDYAIKEHLTWYKGDGTYGDGPDFHWDYYNSYVIQPMLLDVVGTLVAANKESKELLERLRARARRYATVQERLVGPDGSFAAFGRSLAYRCGAFQHLAQVALQQQLPPELPAGQVRSALNAVIRRTMEPKGTFDAKGWLQIGLCGHQPGIGESYISTGSLYLCTSAFLPLGLPASDAFWASPAQDWTAKKIWSGQDVKTDHAL